One region of Zingiber officinale cultivar Zhangliang chromosome 7B, Zo_v1.1, whole genome shotgun sequence genomic DNA includes:
- the LOC122004507 gene encoding probable F-box protein At4g22030: MATVGIHNLQSSSSSHPRIHASLNPPSNFRPQSIYLRQVANKIKVDELMLRQDNAATITTIRSAADRRDNDSVAKLLAIAEAVADRANMHSIIGAQRNNWNHLLTNSINSITLIGALMAGLSAVPVDAAIPQLSALKISSMLLFGVATGMMVIVNKIQPSQLAEEQRKATWMWKQLERSIQDGLSLRAPAEADVAEAMSKVLALEKAYPLPLLPGMLDKFPKTVEPSRWWPEPPCPREKEARPARETMDKNGWSKELEEELEGLLKVLKVKDEGQYVKLGKVILRFNRALATAGPAFGGLALTGSALIGTSALGALPVLLAVVGGSLAAVVNTLEHAGQVGMLFELLRNNAGFYKWLQEEIEMNLREEDVEKRENGELLKLKLALQLGRSTSEFQDFAEYASPSCKEEDVDGFKGFAGKLF; this comes from the coding sequence atggcaactGTTGGAATCCACAATTTGCAGTCGTCTTCATCATCTCACCCGAGAATTCATGCTTCTCTTAATCCCCCATCCAATTTTCGACCCCAAAGCATCTATCTCCGGCAAGTAGCCAACAAGATCAAGGTCGACGAACTCATGCTGAGACAAGACAACGCGGCCACCATCACCACCATAAGATCCGCTGCGGATCGCCGGGACAACGACTCGGTTGCCAAGCTTCTGGCCATAGCCGAGGCAGTCGCCGACCGTGCCAACATGCACTCCATCATCGGAGCGCAGAGGAACAACTGGAACCATCTCCTCACCAACTCCATCAACTCCATCACCCTCATCGGCGCCCTCATGGCCGGCCTCTCCGCCGTGCCCGTCGACGCAGCGATTCCGCAGCTTTCGGCGCTCAAGATCTCCTCCATGCTCCTGTTCGGCGTCGCCACCGGAATGATGGTGATAGTGAACAAGATCCAGCCCTCGCAGCTCGCCGAGGAGCAGAGGAAGGCCACGTGGATGTGGAAGCAACTGGAGAGGTCGATCCAGGACGGCCTCTCCCTGCGTGCGCCGGCGGAGGCTGACGTGGCGGAGGCGATGAGCAAGGTGCTGGCCCTCGAGAAGGCTTACCCCCTGCCCTTGCTCCCCGGCATGCTCGACAAGTTCCCCAAGACGGTGGAGCCGAGTCGCTGGTGGCCGGAGCCACCATGTCCGAGGGAGAAGGAAGCCCGCCCAGCGCGCGAAACCATGGACAAGAACGGGTGGAGCAAAGAGTTGGAAGAAGAGCTGGAGGGCCTCCTCAAGGTCTTGAAGGTGAAGGACGAGGGACAATACGTGAAGCTCGGGAAGGTGATCCTCCGCTTCAACAGGGCTTTAGCCACCGCAGGGCCGGCCTTCGGCGGACTGGCTTTAACGGGGTCGGCTTTGATAGGCACGTCAGCGCTGGGGGCGCTTCCCGTGCTGCTCGCGGTGGTCGGCGGCTCGCTGGCGGCCGTGGTGAACACGCTGGAGCACGCGGGGCAGGTGGGGATGCTGTTCGAGCTGTTGAGGAACAACGCCGGCTTCTACAAGTGGCTGCAGGAGGAGATCGAGATGAACCTGAGGGAGGAGGATGTGGAGAAGAGGGAGAACGGCGAGCTGCTGAAGTTGAAGTTGGCATTGCAACTGGGAAGAAGCACGTCGGAGTTCCAAGACTTTGCCGAGTACGCCTCTCCTTCCTGCAAAGAGGAGGACGTCGATGGTTTTAAAGGCTTCGCCGGAAAACTCTTCTGA